The Deltaproteobacteria bacterium genome contains a region encoding:
- a CDS encoding class I SAM-dependent methyltransferase — protein MRRLFKQSQNAEFPLPVLSDLVYGWANSWSVKPEYIAAFLRGAREAEGPILECGSGLSTVLLGSVAQRTGNRVWSLEHDRAWATRTRDALRRFGITSVELCVSDLRDYGSYTWYDPPAARLPTDFALVVCDGPPGQTPGGRYGLLPILGAHLKPGCTILLDDAARPMEREALARWAHELGVESTIHGVDKPFAALVVPYVSNKGD, from the coding sequence ATGCGGCGACTCTTCAAGCAATCGCAGAATGCCGAGTTTCCGCTACCCGTACTCTCCGATCTGGTCTACGGCTGGGCGAACTCGTGGTCGGTGAAGCCGGAGTACATCGCGGCCTTCCTCCGCGGTGCGCGCGAGGCCGAGGGACCGATACTCGAATGTGGGTCGGGTTTGTCGACCGTACTACTCGGATCGGTCGCGCAACGCACGGGCAACCGAGTGTGGTCGCTCGAACACGACCGCGCGTGGGCGACGCGCACGCGCGATGCGTTGCGCCGCTTCGGCATCACCAGCGTCGAGCTCTGCGTTTCAGATCTCCGCGACTACGGCTCGTACACCTGGTACGACCCGCCCGCGGCTCGTCTGCCCACCGATTTTGCATTGGTGGTCTGCGATGGTCCGCCAGGACAGACCCCCGGAGGTCGCTACGGGTTGTTGCCGATTCTTGGCGCGCATCTCAAGCCCGGCTGCACCATCTTGCTGGACGATGCCGCGAGGCCGATGGAGCGCGAAGCACTCGCCCGCTGGGCCCACGAACTGGGCGTCGAATCTACAATCCATGGGGTCGACAAGCCGTTCGCGGCGCTCGTGGTCCCGTACGTATCGAACAAGGGAGACTAG